A window of Chryseobacterium shandongense genomic DNA:
AGTACAAACAGCATAATGCTCATTAAAGCACCTGATAACAATAAAACATTGTTAATTTTATTAATGAGGTCTTTCGCCTGATTATCTGGTATCCTCGGTAAAAAAAAAGAATACGCTTTTGGCAATCCCAAGGTAAATACGATAACAAAAGTTGAGTACACATACATGACCTGCTTATAGGTTCCGTAATCTTCTTTGTTAAAATAACGGCTCAAAATCATTGAACTAATGATCGTAAAAGCAAATGCCGAAAGGCTGCCGACCATTACCCAAAAAGTCTGAACCGTATTGTTTGTACTTTGAGCCATCTTAATTGGTTGCCCCACAGAAATCTAAGATTACCTGATTTTCGTGAAATTCCATATTTTTGAATTGATTATGTGAAACGAGTATGGCAATAATATCTGCTTTTTCAACAGCATCATTATAATCCGTCAGTTTAAAGATATTATGTTCATGAATATTGGGTTCTACAATAAAGTATTCTTCATCGTTTGCTTCCTGTAAAACTCTTTGAACGATGTATTTCGCAGGAGACTCCCTTAAATCGTCGATATTCGGTTTAAAGGCCAGGCCCATTAAAGCGATTTTCGGTTCACGGCTGTATTTCAGCTTAAATTCTTTTTTAGCTTCTTTAATTTTTTCCGCGCACCAGAATGACTTGTGGTTATTAACTTCTCTTGCCTGCCCAATAATTCTCGATTCTAATGGATACTCGGAAGTAATGAAATAAGGATCCACGGCGATACAGTGTCCTCCCACTCCGCAGCCAGGCTGTAGAATATTAACACGAGGATGTTTGTTTGCCAGATGAATCAGTTCCCATACGTTGATTCCTGCTTTATCGCAAATTAAAGATAATTCGTTGGCAAAAGCAATCTGCACGTCACGGGATGAATTCTCCGTTAATTTACACATTTCAGCAGTGCGGGCATTTGTAGCATGCAATTCTCCTTTTACAAACTGTGAATAAAAACTGATTGCCTTCTGAGTAGATTCTTCATCTACCCCTCCAATTACACGGTCGTTGTGAACCAGTTCGTACATTACATTTCCTGGTAAAACACGTTCAGGGCAGTAGGCTAAATATATCTTACCCTCCAGTTCCGGACGTTTTGAAAAAATAAGCTGCATCATTTTCTCTGTAGTTCCTACCGGAGAAGTAGATTCAATTATATAAAGATCTCCCTCTTTTAATAAAGGAATAATACCTTCTGTTGCTGCTTGCACATATGAAATATCCGGTTCATGATTTCCTTTAAACGGCGTTGGAACAACCACCAGATAAACGTCAGCCGATACAGGTTTTGTACTGGCTATCAGGTAGCCTTCTTTTACTGCATTTGCTACGGCTTCGTCCAGATCCGGTTCTACAATATGTATTTTACCTGCATTAATGGTATCTACAACGTGTTGAGAAATATCAACACCATGTACTGCAATCTGATTATTGGCGATTAATGCTGATGTCGGTAAGCCAATGTAACCTAATCCTATCGTCACTACTTTAGGTGAATTCATCTGTTTAAGTTTATATTTTTAACAAAATTTACTATTCTTTCACAAGCTTTACCATCACCATACGGATTATGAAGCTCGCTCATTTTTTGATACATATGCTTATTATCCAATAGATTGAAGCATTCTGAAATAATTTTATCAGTATCGGTTCCTACTAAAATAACCGTTCCTGCTTCTACTGCTTCAGGTCTCTCGGTTGTATCACGCATTACCAAAACCGGCTTTCCTAAGCTTGGAGCTTCTTCCTGTACACCACCGGAATCGGTAATTATAATGTAGGCTTTATTCATCAGCCATACGAAAGCAGGATAAGCCAAAGGCTCAATTAACATAATATTATTTACACCAGACAAAATATCATATACTGGTTTTGTTACATTAGGATTTAAATGTACCGGATAAATAATCTGCACATCACTGTTCTTCGATGCAATCTCTTTTAAAGCCTCACAAATATTGATAAAGCCCTGGCCGTGATTTTCTCTTCTGTGTCCGGTAACAAGAATAAGTTTTTTATCAGCATCAACGATATCATTAAGATATTTTATCTCGTCATTGTCTATAGAAGAAACTTTCGAGGAGCTTTCCAGTAGCGCATCGATAACCGTATTTCCGGTAACTAAAATGCTTTCTTCGGATACATTCTCCTGAAGAAGGTTATTTTTTGATTTTTCAGTAGGGGCAAAATGATAATCTGCTATACGTCCTGTCACCTGCCTGTTAATTTCCTCAGGAAATGGCGAACGTTTATCATGGGTTCTCAATCCTGCTTCTACGTGGCATACTTTTGCACCTGAGTAGAATGATGCAATACTTGCAGCCATTGTAGTTGTTGTATCACCATGCACATAAACATAATCTGGCTTAAAGTCTTCAAGAACAGATTTTAACTCAACGATAATGTTTGCTGTTAAAGTATATAAATTTTGGTTCGGCTTCATTAGATCCAGATCATAATCCGGAACAATTTCAAAAAAATCTAATACCTGATCAAGCATTTCTCTATGCTGGGCTGTAACACACACTCTTGTTTCAAAGTCTACATTATTCTTTTTAAACTCTTTCACCAAAGGAGCCATTTTTATAGCTTCTGGCCTGGTTCCGAATACAATTAGATTTTTTATCATTACAGTATAATCATTATTTTTTTACAGTTTCCCGTCTACATTTGTTAAAATACCCTTCACATCATACACAACCCCATTCTCCTTCAGATAATCTTTAAGATTAAGGTTTACAAATTCGTTATGGGCAACCGTAAGGATAATCGCATCAAATTTTTTATTCGGGATTTCGTTCACTACCGTAAGATCATATTCATGAACAACTTCTTCAGGATTGGCCCACGGGTCAAATGTTGTAACCTGTAACTGGTAATCTTCCAGTCCACAGATAACGTCTACTGCTTTGGTATTTCTTACATCCGGACAGTTTTCTTTAAATGTAATTCCCAGATTGAGAACTTCAGCACCGTTGATGCTAATATTTTTCTTGATCATACATTTCACCAATTCGGAAGCTACATACTGCCCCATAGAATCATTAAGTCTGCGACCGGCAAGTATTATTTCCGGGTGATACCCGTTTTCCTGCGCTTTCTGGGCAAGGTAGTAAGGATCTACACCAATACAGTGACCTCCTACCAGTCCCGGTTTGAAAGGTAAAAAGTTCCATTTTGTACCAGCAGCTTTTAATACTTCATGAGTATCAATATCAAGAAGATTGAAGATTTTTGCCAGCTCGTTTACAAAAGCAATGTTGATATCTCTTTGTGAGTTTTCAATTACTTTGGCAGCTTCGGCAATCTTTATTGTCGGGGCAAGATGAGTACCTGCAACGATAACAGATTGGTACAAATCGTTGACAATTTTTCCGATTTCCGGTGTAGAACCGGAGGTTACTTTTAGAATTTTTTCTACTGTATGTTCTTTATCTCCCGGGTTGATGCGCTCCGGAGAATATCCTGCAAAGAAATCTTCATTGAATTTCATCCCGGAAACTCTTTCCAGCACCGGAATACATTCTTCTTCCGTAGCACCCGGATAAACCGTAGATTCATAGATAACAATATCACCTTTAGACAAAACCTTCCCAACCGTTTCCGAGGATTTGTAAAGCGGAGTAAGATCCGGACGGTTATGCTTATCTACCGGTGTTGGTACAGTTACCACATAGATGTTTGCATCTTTAATATCCTCAATATTAGCAGAAGCGAAGAATCCTTTTTGATTTTCTTTATCAAAAGGATTTTCGTTTACCAGAACAGATTGTAGAATATCAGCCTCCACTTCAAGTGTACTGTCATTTCCACCTCTTAGTTCCTCAATTCTTTTCTGATTGATATCGAATCCCACAACAGGATATTGTGTTGCAAATAAACGGGCCAGTGGTAATCCTACATACCCCAAACCGATAACGGCAATTTTATATTGTTTTTCCACGAAATTTCTTTTTAAAAGTTTATTTTAAATTTTCCCAATACCACGATATGGCTTCCTTCAGGCCGTTTTCAATGGTATGGCTTGGATGGTATCCCAAAAGTGTTTTAGCTTTTTCAATAGATGCCAATGAATGTGGGATATCTCCTACCCTGTTTGGCCCGTGTACAATTTCAATATTGGAAATCTGCTCATCGTATTCAGTCAGATACTTTTTAATATAATTCACCAGGTCATTTAATGTTGTACGATCTCCGACCGCCGTGTTGTATACCGTATTGACAGCTTCCGGATTTTCGGTAAGCATAGCGAGCTCATTCATCTGGATCACGTTATCAATGTATGTGAAATCTCTAGAATAATCTCCGGTTCCGTTAATTTTCGGAGACTGATGGTTCATCAGCTGTTTTACAAATAACGGAATTACTGCGGCGTAAGTACCGTTGGGATCCTGTCTGCGACCGAATACGTTGAAATATCTCAGTCCGATGCATTCTATGCCATATGTTTTGGAAAAAACATCTGCATACAGCTCATTAACGTATTTGGTAATGGCATACGGAGACAATGGTCTACCAATTACATCTTCCACTTTCGGAAGAGAAGCAGAGTCTCCGTAGGTAGAAGATGAAGCTGCATACACGAAACGTTTAACTTTCGCATCCCTTGCAGCAACAAGCATGTTCAGAAATCCTGAAACATTTACTTCATTACTGGTAATGGGATCATTGATTGATCTGGGCACAGATCCTAATGCCGCCTGATGTAAAACGTAGTCTACATTTTCCACTGCTGTTCTACAGACTTCAAGATCGCAGATGCTTCCTTCAATCAGTTTATAATCCGGATTTTTTAAGAAAGGTTCGATATTGTGACGGTGTCCTGTTGAAAAATTGTCCAGACAGACTACCTGATAACCTTTGTTTAAAAAGTATTCCGTAAGGTTGGAGCCTATGAACCCTGCTCCTCCCGTAATTAAAATTTTACCCATTTTTATTTAAAAATTTTACTCCACCAAGTTTTTTTAGTTTCTTTATTATTATATCCATAGCCGTAGCCATAATTATAACCATATCCGTAGCCCCTTGCTTTTTTAGAAACATCGTTTACAACAAAAGATACATTCCTTAATTTAGAATCTTTTACGAGATCTTCAGCGAAATTAATAAGTACATTTCTTGAAACTCCCGATCTCACCACATATAATGTTGCATCTGCCACATCTGCTATACTCAGGGTATCTGAAACCAGCATAAGCGGTGCAGAATCTATTATAATATAAGCATATTTTGACGCCATCTCAGCAATCAGTTTCTGGTACCGTCCATTAGAAAGAAGTTCCTGAGGATTCGGGGGAATGGTTCCTGCATAGATTACATCACAATTAGGATTTGTATAGGAGGTATGAATAAGATCTTCCACAGGTACCGATTCATCGTACAAATACTCCGTGAGACCCTTTCTTTTTACAGGTTCGCTGTCATATCTTTGAATTTGTGGATTCCTGATATCGGAACCTATAAGAAGAGATCGTCCGTTTTTATTGGCAATTGTTAAAGCAAGGTTTACAGAAACGAGGGTTTTTCCTTCGCCTTTTACAGAAGATGTAACCATGATCACCTTAGCGGAATCTTTTCTGGGCAGAACAAATTTAAGATTAGAGACAAGTACTCTGAAAGATTCTGCCAGTTCGGAGAAGTCGTTTTTCTGTACCAGGTGATTATCATCATCGTTTAATGAAGGAATATCAACCAAAACACCAAGACCTGAACGTTCTTTGATGTCCTCTCTGCTATAAATTTTATCATCTAAAATAAATAATAGATAAAATACGGCAAAAGGAATAAGCAAACCAATTAAGAGCGCTGCCTGCAGGATGAGATCCCTTTTAGGTGAAACCGGTTTATCTTCTGTAAACGCCGGGTTTACAATCTTTGCTTTTGGAACATCTACAGACAAGTTGATGGCATTTTCTTCCCTTTTCTGAAGAAGGAATAAGAAAAGCTGTTCTTTAAGATTTTGCTGACGTTCAATCCCCCGGTAAACTTTTGATTGTCCGGGAACTCTTTCGATAAGGCTGTTGCTTGTTGTTATCTGGTTTTGAAGCTGCGAAATCGTAGCTCTTACGGCATCTTTCTGCTCACGGATATTGTCACGGATAATATCTTTCAGTGAAGCAATTTCCCTGTTCATTTCGATAACAGCAGGGTTTTCACTCGTGGCCTGCTTCAGTGTTTTGTTTCTGTTGATGAGCATTTGATTGTATTGTACAATTGATTGCTCGAGTGAAGGGTTCAATCCTAAATTGGAAGGCATAAGCTGATTGTTCCCCTTTGCTGCTTCAGTAGTAAGAGAATTTAAAAGATCAAGCTGAGCCTGTTGCTGGAGTAGCAACTTCGTATTTTCACTCGTATTTTGCAACGCAAGTTCTGCCTGCGCCTGAAGGTCTACAATACGATTACGGTTCTGGAAATCTTCCTTTTGATTTTCCACTCCGGAAAGGTCGCGGGTAATAACTTCCAGTCTTTTATCTATGAATTTCTGGGTATTTTCGGCCTGAAGATTTTTATCTCTTTGTCCGTCTAAATTGTACTGACGGGTAACTTCATCAAGAATTCTTTCTGATTTCTGAGGAACTGCTCCTATGAGGCTGATGTCCATTAAGAGCGCCTTTTCATCCGGCAAATTTACCTGAATTGTTTTTTCAAGTTTTTTTACTTTTTCAATAGGGTTAGAAAAAATTATTTTATGTTCAGGTTTAACATCAAACTGGCGGTTTCTGTGCAAAACAACCGTTCCGAAATCAAGGTTTACCGGTACTTCAAATCTCCCAGTGAAATTACCATGCTTCTCGCTCGAAAGAGTAAATTCATCTCCTTTAAGTCTTTTAATAAGATATTCTGAAGATACAAATCCCTCTTTGAATCTGATAATTTCCCCTGAAACAGGCACCTTTGTAAAGAGCTGGGAATCTTTGATTTCTCCGGTATTGAAATATTCAACATTAAGATTGAGGTTTTTTACAACCTGCATCAAAATGGGGCGTGAAGTTACCACTGCAGCTTCACTTTTCAGTTCATCGGAATTTCCCAGGCCTATTCCCAGGTTATCAAGATCAGATAACGCCGAAGTAAGATCATTTTGTTTTTTATCAAATTTGAGTGTGGTTTTGGTCTGATATTTGGGAACACTGTATCTAAGGTAAATATAGGCACTTATTACACAAACTAAAACAGATGCCAAGAACCATGGCCATTTGTGGAGGTATTTTGAAATGGTTTTTCTTAAATCAATTTTTTCCTCTTTTTCTTGAAATTCTAACTGCTGCATATTTTACATTTATCTTGTTAAAGCAACAACCAGTGTAGCCGCTGTTAATACTGCTCCGATGATCTGGAAGGTAAGCGCTCGGTTCGGGTTAGAATTGGCCTGGATTTGTTTATTTTTATCAGGCTGTACATACAATATGTCGTTCTGTTTCATATAATAATAAGGTGAGCTTACAATATCTGATCTTGTAAGGTCCAGATTAACGATTTCATCATTACCATCGTCTTTTGTACGAATTAGTTTCACATTGGTACGGTCTCCAAAATCTGTCATGTCACCCGCTAAACCAAGCGCCTGAAACACATTGATTTTCTGGGAAACGCTTTCTTTTTGTCCGGGTTCTTTTACTTC
This region includes:
- a CDS encoding nucleotide sugar dehydrogenase, producing MEKQYKIAVIGLGYVGLPLARLFATQYPVVGFDINQKRIEELRGGNDSTLEVEADILQSVLVNENPFDKENQKGFFASANIEDIKDANIYVVTVPTPVDKHNRPDLTPLYKSSETVGKVLSKGDIVIYESTVYPGATEEECIPVLERVSGMKFNEDFFAGYSPERINPGDKEHTVEKILKVTSGSTPEIGKIVNDLYQSVIVAGTHLAPTIKIAEAAKVIENSQRDINIAFVNELAKIFNLLDIDTHEVLKAAGTKWNFLPFKPGLVGGHCIGVDPYYLAQKAQENGYHPEIILAGRRLNDSMGQYVASELVKCMIKKNISINGAEVLNLGITFKENCPDVRNTKAVDVICGLEDYQLQVTTFDPWANPEEVVHEYDLTVVNEIPNKKFDAIILTVAHNEFVNLNLKDYLKENGVVYDVKGILTNVDGKL
- a CDS encoding SDR family oxidoreductase, giving the protein MGKILITGGAGFIGSNLTEYFLNKGYQVVCLDNFSTGHRHNIEPFLKNPDYKLIEGSICDLEVCRTAVENVDYVLHQAALGSVPRSINDPITSNEVNVSGFLNMLVAARDAKVKRFVYAASSSTYGDSASLPKVEDVIGRPLSPYAITKYVNELYADVFSKTYGIECIGLRYFNVFGRRQDPNGTYAAVIPLFVKQLMNHQSPKINGTGDYSRDFTYIDNVIQMNELAMLTENPEAVNTVYNTAVGDRTTLNDLVNYIKKYLTEYDEQISNIEIVHGPNRVGDIPHSLASIEKAKTLLGYHPSHTIENGLKEAISWYWENLK
- a CDS encoding GumC family protein: MQQLEFQEKEEKIDLRKTISKYLHKWPWFLASVLVCVISAYIYLRYSVPKYQTKTTLKFDKKQNDLTSALSDLDNLGIGLGNSDELKSEAAVVTSRPILMQVVKNLNLNVEYFNTGEIKDSQLFTKVPVSGEIIRFKEGFVSSEYLIKRLKGDEFTLSSEKHGNFTGRFEVPVNLDFGTVVLHRNRQFDVKPEHKIIFSNPIEKVKKLEKTIQVNLPDEKALLMDISLIGAVPQKSERILDEVTRQYNLDGQRDKNLQAENTQKFIDKRLEVITRDLSGVENQKEDFQNRNRIVDLQAQAELALQNTSENTKLLLQQQAQLDLLNSLTTEAAKGNNQLMPSNLGLNPSLEQSIVQYNQMLINRNKTLKQATSENPAVIEMNREIASLKDIIRDNIREQKDAVRATISQLQNQITTSNSLIERVPGQSKVYRGIERQQNLKEQLFLFLLQKREENAINLSVDVPKAKIVNPAFTEDKPVSPKRDLILQAALLIGLLIPFAVFYLLFILDDKIYSREDIKERSGLGVLVDIPSLNDDDNHLVQKNDFSELAESFRVLVSNLKFVLPRKDSAKVIMVTSSVKGEGKTLVSVNLALTIANKNGRSLLIGSDIRNPQIQRYDSEPVKRKGLTEYLYDESVPVEDLIHTSYTNPNCDVIYAGTIPPNPQELLSNGRYQKLIAEMASKYAYIIIDSAPLMLVSDTLSIADVADATLYVVRSGVSRNVLINFAEDLVKDSKLRNVSFVVNDVSKKARGYGYGYNYGYGYGYNNKETKKTWWSKIFK
- the wecC gene encoding UDP-N-acetyl-D-mannosamine dehydrogenase encodes the protein MNSPKVVTIGLGYIGLPTSALIANNQIAVHGVDISQHVVDTINAGKIHIVEPDLDEAVANAVKEGYLIASTKPVSADVYLVVVPTPFKGNHEPDISYVQAATEGIIPLLKEGDLYIIESTSPVGTTEKMMQLIFSKRPELEGKIYLAYCPERVLPGNVMYELVHNDRVIGGVDEESTQKAISFYSQFVKGELHATNARTAEMCKLTENSSRDVQIAFANELSLICDKAGINVWELIHLANKHPRVNILQPGCGVGGHCIAVDPYFITSEYPLESRIIGQAREVNNHKSFWCAEKIKEAKKEFKLKYSREPKIALMGLAFKPNIDDLRESPAKYIVQRVLQEANDEEYFIVEPNIHEHNIFKLTDYNDAVEKADIIAILVSHNQFKNMEFHENQVILDFCGATN
- the wecB gene encoding non-hydrolyzing UDP-N-acetylglucosamine 2-epimerase; its protein translation is MIKNLIVFGTRPEAIKMAPLVKEFKKNNVDFETRVCVTAQHREMLDQVLDFFEIVPDYDLDLMKPNQNLYTLTANIIVELKSVLEDFKPDYVYVHGDTTTTMAASIASFYSGAKVCHVEAGLRTHDKRSPFPEEINRQVTGRIADYHFAPTEKSKNNLLQENVSEESILVTGNTVIDALLESSSKVSSIDNDEIKYLNDIVDADKKLILVTGHRRENHGQGFINICEALKEIASKNSDVQIIYPVHLNPNVTKPVYDILSGVNNIMLIEPLAYPAFVWLMNKAYIIITDSGGVQEEAPSLGKPVLVMRDTTERPEAVEAGTVILVGTDTDKIISECFNLLDNKHMYQKMSELHNPYGDGKACERIVNFVKNINLNR